DNA sequence from the Desulfomicrobium macestii genome:
AGATCTCCACAAACGGGTCTACAAAAGCCTCGACACCCCGTGGACGCAAAAGCAGATTGCCTTGCTGACCAGCATCTTTCCCGAAGGACAGGTTTGCATCGAGGACAATGGAGTGATCGTGGCCATCGCCCTGTCCGTCATCATCGATTTCAGCCTGTTCGGCGACCAGCACACCTATGACCAGATTGTCGGCAAAGGCACCTTCAAATCCCACGACCCGGAGGGGGACTACCTCTATGGCATCGAGGTCTTCGTGGATCCGGAATACCGGGGCATGCGACTGGGACGGCGCCTTTACGACGCGCGCAAGGAGATCGCCGAGAATCTCAATCTCAAGGGCATCCTGCTGGGCGGGCGCATTCCCGGCTATCACAAGGTATCAAAGGATATGACGCCCCAGGAGTACATCCTCAAAGTCAAAAACCGTGAATTGTACGACCCGGTGCTCACCTTTCAGATGTCCAACGATTTCCATGTCCGCAATCTCCTCGACGACTACTGGCCGGGCGACCACGAATCCCGAGGCAATGCAGTGCTCCTGGAATGGATCAACATCTATTATCGGAAAAAGACGCGACTGGTGGGGCGCACCAAATCCATCGCCCGTCTCGGAGTGGTCCAGTGGGAGATGCGTCGCTTCGAATCCTTTGACGACTTTATGCAGCAGGTGGAGTTCTTCGTGAACACGGTCAGCGACTACAAGGCGGACATCATCCTCTTTCCCGAGCTGCTCAATGCACCGCTTATCCGCATGTTTGATGACCTGCGCCCCACCGATGCCATGCGCCGACTCTCGGAATACACCGAGCCCATGCGTCAGGCCATGACTGAGATGGCTCTGAGTTACAACATCAACATCGTCGCCGGAAGCGTGCCTCAGCTCCAAGAGGATGGCACCCTGCACAATGTCAGCTTTCTGTGCAGGCGCGACGGCACTTGGGACAGCCAGGCCAAACTTCATATCACCCCGGATGAGGATGCACACTGGGGCTTCACGGGCGGACACGACCTTAAGGTCTTTGAAACCGACGTGGGCAAGATCGGCATACTCATCTGCTATGACGTGGAATTTCCAGAACTGGCCCGGTTGCAGACCCTGAAGGGGATGAAGATGCTGCTGGTCCCGTTCTGGACAGACACCAAGAACGGATATCTGCGCGTTCGCCTCTGCGCGCAGGCCCGGGCCATCGAGAACGAATGCTTCGTTGCCATCTCAGGGAGCGTGGGCAACATCCCCAAGGTGGAAACCATGGGCATTCAGTACTCTCAGTCCGCCATCTTCACCCCGTCGGACTTCCCCTTTCCTCATGACGCCATCGCCTCGGAGGTGACCCCAGGCATCGAGACCACGCTGATCACCGACGTCGATCTCGACCTCCTCAAGGAACTGCGCACCCTGGGCAGCGTGCGCAACGTCACAAGCCGGAGGACCGACCTCTATGAACTTCGCTGGAAAGGCGAAGAGTAAGCTATAACGCCGACAAGGAAATAGTCAGCCCTGAAGAACATCGCAATATGCTGAAATTATTTGGTCACAGGGTAAGATCTTGAATCTTGAATTACCCCATTTTCACACCCGGCCGTTGTTCACAACTTAGTTGTGTGCGTCAAGTTCTGCAAATTCTTCCACAGCATAACGGGTATGCTCAAGCATATGGCGACCGAGAATGGGCCCATCCAGAGCTCGTC
Encoded proteins:
- a CDS encoding bifunctional GNAT family N-acetyltransferase/carbon-nitrogen hydrolase family protein — encoded protein: MIQEIEHKLQTRHLSIDDYDALRDLHKRVYKSLDTPWTQKQIALLTSIFPEGQVCIEDNGVIVAIALSVIIDFSLFGDQHTYDQIVGKGTFKSHDPEGDYLYGIEVFVDPEYRGMRLGRRLYDARKEIAENLNLKGILLGGRIPGYHKVSKDMTPQEYILKVKNRELYDPVLTFQMSNDFHVRNLLDDYWPGDHESRGNAVLLEWINIYYRKKTRLVGRTKSIARLGVVQWEMRRFESFDDFMQQVEFFVNTVSDYKADIILFPELLNAPLIRMFDDLRPTDAMRRLSEYTEPMRQAMTEMALSYNINIVAGSVPQLQEDGTLHNVSFLCRRDGTWDSQAKLHITPDEDAHWGFTGGHDLKVFETDVGKIGILICYDVEFPELARLQTLKGMKMLLVPFWTDTKNGYLRVRLCAQARAIENECFVAISGSVGNIPKVETMGIQYSQSAIFTPSDFPFPHDAIASEVTPGIETTLITDVDLDLLKELRTLGSVRNVTSRRTDLYELRWKGEE